A genomic region of Luteibacter aegosomatissinici contains the following coding sequences:
- a CDS encoding RDD family protein — MQVWIGRNGERFGPYPDDEIRQWLRDGTCRPEELGWYEGMTDWRPLGELFPEDRPATPPPGATPPPPPPREQPFMGITENTVAPEYAGFWLRFGAWVIDYILITIPSTFIAMAMGFQHAITTFFAQMETNQSAAMTAYLDEVRPIAYVVLLIGFVYYVLFESSKWQATPGKLAVGIRVTDTAGQRLTPGRAAGRNLIRLANAVPFLSILPLVFYITAAFSERKQGIHDMLAGTYVLTGRADSATAPTPRSGPSRPTGSFDA; from the coding sequence ATGCAAGTCTGGATCGGACGGAACGGCGAACGCTTCGGCCCCTACCCCGATGACGAGATCCGCCAGTGGCTGCGGGATGGCACCTGCCGTCCCGAGGAGCTCGGCTGGTACGAGGGCATGACCGACTGGCGGCCGCTGGGCGAGTTGTTCCCGGAAGACCGCCCTGCCACCCCGCCACCGGGCGCCACGCCGCCGCCCCCTCCGCCGCGCGAGCAGCCGTTCATGGGCATCACCGAAAACACGGTGGCGCCGGAGTACGCGGGTTTCTGGCTGCGCTTCGGCGCGTGGGTGATCGATTACATCCTGATCACCATCCCCTCGACGTTCATCGCCATGGCGATGGGCTTCCAGCACGCCATCACCACCTTCTTCGCGCAGATGGAAACCAACCAGAGCGCGGCGATGACGGCCTACCTGGACGAGGTGCGCCCCATCGCCTATGTGGTGCTGCTGATCGGCTTCGTTTACTACGTTCTGTTCGAGTCCTCGAAGTGGCAGGCCACGCCCGGAAAGCTCGCCGTGGGCATCCGGGTCACCGACACGGCCGGCCAGCGCCTCACCCCGGGCCGTGCCGCCGGGCGCAACCTCATCCGCCTGGCCAATGCGGTGCCGTTCCTGTCGATCCTGCCCCTGGTGTTCTACATCACCGCGGCCTTCTCGGAGCGCAAGCAGGGCATCCATGACATGCTCGCCGGCACCTACGTGCTCACCGGCCGCGCCGATTCCGCTACCGCGCCCACGCCGCGCAGTGGCCCGTCCCGCCCCACGGGTAGCTTCGACGCCTGA
- a CDS encoding Tex family protein has translation MQSIEQRIAQDIAARPDQVRAAVDLLDGGATVPFIARYRKEVTGGLDDTQLRLLEERLRYLRELEDRRSAILDSIAEQGKMTDALKADILSADTKARLEDLYLPYKPKRRTKAQIAREAGLEPLATGLREDPSQDPETFAAGFVDAEKGVADTKAALDGARAILMETIAEDAALVGELRDWLWDKGQIKAAVVAGKENEGAKFRDYFDHTEALSKIPSHRLLALMRARNEGILEIDLNPALDVEQGHAEGEGRVAARAGISDRGRPADAWLRETVRLTWRVKLHLHLTLDLFGRVREGAEDEAIRVFGENLKDLLLAAPAGAKTVMGLDPGIRTGCKLAIVDATGKLLAYDTIYPHEPRNQWDQSMVRIAQLSKQHGVGLVAIGNGTASRETDKLVGDVMRKMPELNLSKVVVSEAGASVYSASELASKEFPELDVSIRGAVSIARRLQDPLAELVKIEPKAIGVGQYQHDVNQVKLARALDARVEDCVNAVGVDVNTASAPLLARVAGLSSSVAENVVKHRDANGAFGSRKDLLKVPRLGDKAFEQCAGFLRITGGNNPLDASSVHPEAYPVVERILKQCGREVKQVIGDTSFLRGLKAEDFTDETFGVPTVRDILKELEKPGRDPRPEFIAPSFAEGVEDLKDLKVGMVLEGRVTNVAAFGAFVDIGVHQDGLVHVSALSHTFVKDPRDAVKAGDIVKVKVMEVDLPRKRIALSMRLDDVPGEARTGRPGQRDDASASGNRRGGQGGGSRPAQAPKATPAPANSAFADAFSKALKR, from the coding sequence ATGCAGAGCATTGAACAACGTATCGCCCAGGATATCGCCGCCCGCCCCGACCAGGTCCGCGCGGCAGTGGATCTTCTCGATGGTGGCGCCACCGTGCCGTTCATCGCCCGCTACCGCAAGGAAGTGACCGGCGGCCTCGACGACACGCAGCTGCGCCTGCTGGAAGAGCGCCTGCGCTACCTGCGTGAACTGGAGGATCGTCGCTCGGCCATCCTCGATAGCATCGCCGAACAGGGCAAGATGACTGACGCCCTCAAGGCCGACATCCTCAGCGCCGACACCAAGGCGCGCCTGGAGGATCTGTACCTTCCCTACAAGCCCAAGCGCCGCACCAAGGCCCAGATCGCCCGCGAGGCCGGCCTGGAGCCGCTGGCGACCGGGCTGCGCGAGGACCCCTCGCAGGACCCGGAAACCTTCGCCGCCGGCTTCGTCGACGCGGAAAAGGGCGTGGCCGATACGAAGGCCGCCCTGGACGGCGCGCGCGCCATCCTCATGGAAACCATCGCCGAAGACGCCGCGCTCGTGGGTGAGCTGCGCGACTGGCTGTGGGACAAGGGGCAGATCAAGGCGGCCGTGGTGGCCGGCAAGGAAAACGAAGGCGCGAAGTTCCGCGATTACTTCGACCACACCGAAGCCCTGTCGAAGATCCCGTCGCACCGCCTGCTCGCGCTCATGCGCGCACGTAACGAAGGCATCCTCGAGATCGACCTGAACCCGGCGCTGGATGTCGAGCAGGGCCACGCCGAAGGCGAAGGCCGCGTGGCCGCCCGTGCCGGTATCAGCGACCGCGGCCGCCCGGCCGATGCATGGCTGCGCGAAACCGTGCGCCTGACCTGGCGCGTGAAGCTGCACCTGCACCTCACCCTCGATCTGTTCGGCCGCGTGCGCGAAGGCGCCGAGGACGAAGCGATCCGTGTGTTCGGCGAGAACCTGAAGGACCTGCTGCTCGCGGCACCCGCGGGCGCCAAGACCGTGATGGGCCTCGATCCGGGTATCCGCACCGGCTGCAAGCTCGCGATCGTGGATGCCACCGGCAAGCTGCTCGCTTACGACACCATCTACCCGCATGAGCCACGCAACCAGTGGGACCAGTCCATGGTCCGCATCGCCCAGCTCAGCAAACAGCACGGCGTGGGCCTGGTCGCCATCGGCAACGGCACCGCATCGCGCGAAACCGACAAGCTGGTCGGTGATGTCATGCGCAAGATGCCGGAGCTGAACCTGTCCAAGGTCGTCGTCAGCGAAGCGGGCGCCTCGGTGTACTCCGCCTCGGAGCTCGCATCGAAGGAATTCCCGGAACTCGACGTGTCGATCCGTGGCGCGGTCTCCATCGCGCGCCGCCTGCAGGATCCGCTCGCCGAGCTGGTGAAGATCGAGCCCAAGGCGATCGGCGTGGGCCAGTACCAGCACGACGTGAACCAGGTGAAGCTGGCCCGCGCGCTCGATGCACGCGTGGAAGACTGCGTGAACGCCGTGGGCGTGGATGTGAACACCGCCTCCGCCCCGCTGCTCGCCCGCGTGGCCGGCCTCTCGTCCAGCGTGGCCGAGAACGTCGTGAAGCATCGCGACGCCAACGGCGCCTTTGGTAGCCGCAAGGACCTGTTGAAAGTGCCGCGCCTTGGCGACAAGGCCTTCGAACAGTGCGCGGGCTTCCTGCGCATCACCGGCGGCAACAACCCGCTGGATGCCAGCTCGGTGCATCCCGAGGCTTACCCGGTGGTTGAGCGAATTCTCAAGCAGTGCGGCCGTGAAGTGAAACAGGTGATCGGCGATACCTCGTTCCTGCGCGGACTGAAAGCCGAAGATTTCACCGATGAAACGTTTGGCGTTCCGACGGTGCGCGACATCCTCAAGGAACTCGAAAAACCGGGCCGCGATCCGCGTCCGGAATTCATCGCGCCCAGCTTCGCCGAGGGCGTCGAGGACCTGAAGGACCTGAAGGTCGGCATGGTGCTGGAAGGCCGGGTCACCAACGTCGCCGCGTTCGGCGCGTTCGTGGATATCGGCGTGCACCAGGATGGCCTCGTGCATGTTTCCGCGCTGTCGCACACCTTCGTCAAGGATCCGCGCGACGCGGTGAAGGCCGGCGATATCGTGAAGGTAAAGGTCATGGAAGTAGACCTGCCGCGCAAGCGCATCGCACTTAGCATGCGCCTGGATGATGTGCCGGGCGAAGCCCGCACCGGCCGACCGGGGCAGCGCGACGATGCCTCCGCCAGCGGTAACCGCCGCGGTGGCCAGGGCGGCGGCTCGCGCCCGGCGCAGGCACCCAAGGCCACGCCGGCTCCGGCCAACAGCGCGTTCGCGGACGCGTTTTCGAAAGCTCTCAAACGCTGA
- a CDS encoding autotransporter outer membrane beta-barrel domain-containing protein has protein sequence MRIRHLAGAIGAALLFSAGAHADGFQQVVSFGDSLSDNGNVSILSGSPVITRFTTNPGTVAVENIAKYFNLTLTPSLQGGTDYAFGGARAAIANPVPATSTQIQQYLTANGGKADPNALYTMWIGANDILAATQSPATAQTIVATAATQEVGQIKALQAAGAKTIVVFNLPDIGKTPAAQSAGAAAASSITSLSQIYNGILSGGLATTNKGIVSIDTYSLLNEVIANPSAYGFTNVTVPACTTASSITCSPNTLRDPNAAATWLFADGIHPTTAAHALLSQYAISVLEAPKQISLLGEAGLASDAAHQRALRNEMMADNFGAESRFFASVEYGQQNYKGTDNSPKTDSDNVNLTVGADARISDNFNAGVALGLAQAKADFKGGGGYKMQDVAGTGYAFYHQGGGYVGAFATFGQLSFTDIDRRIDLGTARRTETGKTDGSHVGGGLTGGWWFGSESLKTGPFATVEFEQLRVFGYTERNNTSTAMTFGKQVRNARIETLGWRLQGSWATGSTTVHPFVEVAYNHDGRAEDRYVTAGLTNMSGKFELQGFTPDKTWATADVGISADFSKSWSGWASYSGRFSDDTQRLNSLNLGVKMAF, from the coding sequence ATGCGTATTCGTCATCTCGCAGGCGCCATCGGTGCCGCCCTTCTGTTCAGTGCCGGGGCGCACGCCGACGGGTTCCAGCAGGTTGTCTCGTTCGGCGACAGCCTGAGCGATAACGGCAATGTCTCGATCCTTTCGGGCTCGCCGGTCATCACCCGCTTCACGACCAACCCGGGCACCGTCGCCGTCGAGAACATCGCGAAGTACTTCAACCTCACGCTCACCCCGTCGCTCCAGGGCGGCACGGATTACGCCTTTGGCGGCGCCCGCGCTGCCATCGCCAACCCGGTGCCGGCCACGTCCACCCAGATCCAGCAGTACCTGACTGCGAACGGCGGCAAGGCCGACCCGAACGCGCTGTACACCATGTGGATCGGCGCCAACGATATCCTCGCTGCCACGCAGAGCCCCGCCACGGCGCAGACCATCGTCGCGACCGCCGCCACCCAGGAAGTCGGCCAGATCAAGGCCCTGCAGGCTGCTGGCGCCAAGACCATCGTGGTGTTCAACCTGCCCGATATCGGCAAGACCCCGGCCGCCCAGTCCGCCGGCGCCGCGGCTGCCTCCAGCATTACGTCGCTGTCGCAGATCTATAACGGCATCCTGAGCGGTGGCCTGGCCACGACGAACAAGGGCATCGTGTCGATCGATACGTACTCCCTGCTCAACGAGGTCATCGCCAACCCGTCGGCGTACGGCTTCACCAACGTCACCGTGCCGGCCTGCACCACGGCAAGCTCGATCACCTGCTCGCCCAACACCCTGCGCGATCCGAACGCGGCCGCCACCTGGCTGTTCGCCGACGGCATCCACCCGACCACGGCGGCGCACGCCCTGCTCAGCCAGTACGCCATCTCGGTACTCGAAGCCCCGAAGCAGATCTCGCTGCTGGGTGAAGCCGGCCTGGCATCCGATGCCGCGCACCAGCGCGCGCTGCGCAACGAAATGATGGCCGACAACTTCGGTGCGGAGTCGCGCTTCTTTGCCTCGGTGGAATATGGCCAGCAGAACTACAAGGGCACGGATAACTCGCCGAAGACCGACAGCGACAATGTGAACCTGACGGTCGGCGCGGATGCCCGCATCTCCGATAACTTCAACGCAGGTGTCGCACTGGGCCTGGCCCAGGCCAAGGCCGACTTCAAGGGCGGTGGCGGCTACAAGATGCAGGACGTGGCCGGTACCGGCTACGCGTTCTACCACCAGGGCGGCGGCTACGTCGGCGCCTTCGCCACGTTTGGCCAGCTGAGCTTCACCGATATCGATCGCCGCATCGACCTGGGCACCGCACGCCGCACCGAAACCGGCAAGACCGACGGCTCGCACGTTGGCGGCGGCCTGACCGGTGGCTGGTGGTTCGGTAGCGAGTCGCTGAAGACCGGCCCGTTCGCCACCGTGGAGTTCGAGCAGCTGCGCGTGTTCGGCTACACCGAGCGCAACAACACCAGCACCGCCATGACCTTCGGCAAGCAGGTGCGCAACGCCCGCATCGAAACCCTCGGCTGGCGCCTGCAGGGTTCGTGGGCCACGGGCAGCACCACGGTGCACCCGTTCGTGGAAGTAGCCTACAACCACGATGGCCGCGCGGAAGACCGCTACGTCACCGCTGGCCTCACCAACATGAGCGGCAAGTTCGAACTGCAGGGCTTTACGCCCGACAAGACCTGGGCCACCGCCGATGTCGGCATCTCGGCTGACTTCAGCAAGAGCTGGAGCGGCTGGGCGAGCTACAGCGGTCGCTTCAGCGACGACACGCAGCGCCTCAACAGCCTGAACCTTGGCGTCAAGATGGCGTTCTAA
- a CDS encoding YbaY family lipoprotein: MRRILLSLASVSALALAGCGGGSDNNGQQAAAGGENAAPANAVTGTVTLRDAGASLSPDAKLDLKLVDVSAEGSQPLATKSIAPVTLPQQFQLDFNAADLNPNDMYIVEVSLQDGERHYSSPLKTPVLTKGAKNVANIQLVGEATPGEKELAGFNTVKKNIGGMKMTQGTALKEGESRGWQIFKKGNDVVFVIELVDYGDKGFTSTNYAYKDGKPWVIVQEKKASKDAKPTSTERAGWNDAGDLVLKENQAGSKTDVLSDDDANNLKSQAQAMYTKAGGKK; encoded by the coding sequence ATGCGCAGGATTCTCTTGTCGCTCGCATCCGTATCCGCCCTGGCGCTTGCTGGCTGCGGCGGCGGTTCGGACAACAACGGCCAGCAGGCCGCCGCTGGTGGCGAGAATGCCGCTCCCGCCAACGCCGTGACCGGCACCGTGACCCTGCGTGACGCGGGCGCCTCGTTGTCGCCGGATGCCAAGCTCGACCTGAAGCTGGTCGATGTCTCGGCCGAGGGTTCGCAGCCGCTCGCCACCAAGTCGATCGCGCCGGTGACCCTGCCGCAGCAGTTCCAGCTCGATTTCAACGCAGCGGACCTCAACCCGAACGATATGTACATCGTCGAGGTGTCCCTGCAGGATGGCGAGCGTCACTACTCGTCGCCGCTGAAGACCCCGGTGCTCACCAAGGGTGCCAAGAACGTTGCCAACATCCAGCTCGTCGGTGAAGCCACCCCGGGTGAGAAGGAGCTGGCCGGCTTCAATACCGTCAAGAAGAACATCGGCGGCATGAAGATGACCCAGGGCACCGCGCTGAAGGAAGGCGAATCGCGCGGCTGGCAGATCTTCAAGAAGGGCAACGATGTCGTGTTCGTCATCGAGCTGGTCGACTACGGCGACAAGGGCTTCACCTCGACGAACTACGCCTACAAGGATGGCAAGCCCTGGGTGATCGTGCAGGAGAAGAAGGCCAGCAAGGATGCCAAGCCGACCTCGACCGAGCGTGCAGGCTGGAACGATGCCGGCGACCTCGTGCTGAAGGAAAACCAGGCGGGCAGCAAGACCGACGTCCTCAGCGACGACGATGCCAACAACCTGAAGAGCCAGGCCCAGGCCATGTACACGAAGGCCGGCGGCAAGAAGTAA
- a CDS encoding TonB-dependent receptor yields MSSRSTRQASVLRHSALALALAIGMGGTGAVLAQSTAGYLFGTAQPGDTVEVKSGGGINREVPVDANGRFRLDNLPVGSAYDVNLKRNGAVVDSRKGVNLTVGKGTDVSFAAAATAASAQSLESVTVTANSLPPVDVSTVDSRTVITSEQLAKLPLGRTAEAIALLAPGAVSGSGYFTGPTGNALVSIGGGSVTENAYYINGFNTTDPLSGFGGITLPYGAIDQQEVLAGGYGAAYGRSAGGVISQVGKRGTNEWHFGAQVLWEPRGTRSTPGNDHYQVNSDTASAGELFNYNKKDTQMRQVESAYVGGPLIKDKLYIFLAAEQEKVNQDRYTSQDSPAYYDRSYRNPKYYGKLDWNINDSNILEGTYASNKQNYDANVYDFDYSTLTRGAFEGKDTSQNTKSGAELYTFKYTSYITDDLTLTATYGKMKGTYYTPVPDSDNPHVINPQFQDPAIVGGNPITNDNPTTRVYDPQHKSTNRNLRIDLSYHAGDHTITGGIDNQDVKDSNDGQGTSGPGYAWEYNKHDPATPIAGTPGSSSYVAAPGGDGYYVDRYVYDARASVRVKQRAQYLEDSWQVNDRWLVKVGIRNDQFTNYNGVGQSYLKLTSPQWAPRLGATWDVNGDSSLKIYANAGRYYLALPASVALRSAGQSLYTREYFTYTGIDSLGQPTGLAPIDTATGGPISANREYGIPRDPNTATSRSLKSEYQDEFILGFDKTLGDKWVYGAKATVRKLKNAIDDVGDSDTIYNALINQGVDPATIGPIQGSYLFNPGRASDFLVPNTNGGYYTAHVSNADFGFPHLKRNYYGLEMYLEHPFDGKWYGKVDYLYSKSYGNSEGQVRSDIGQTDVSATVDWDFPALMVYSNGELSNSRRHTVKAYGSYQLTDEFLLSGNITMQSGAPKDCLGYFGADESDPTGYGSYYHFCYGQPSPPGKQGHLPWTYLVDLSAEYRPIWADKKLAFSISVFNVLNKRDKLAIYPQAGQVGAVDPDYKTTLFQTTPRYARFGISYDF; encoded by the coding sequence ATGAGTTCTCGTAGCACCCGGCAGGCTTCGGTCCTGCGTCATTCCGCGTTGGCTCTTGCCCTCGCGATCGGCATGGGCGGCACCGGTGCCGTCCTCGCTCAGTCCACCGCTGGTTATCTTTTCGGTACGGCCCAGCCGGGCGATACCGTTGAAGTGAAGAGCGGCGGCGGTATCAACCGTGAAGTGCCGGTTGACGCCAACGGCCGTTTCCGCCTGGATAACCTCCCGGTCGGCTCCGCTTACGACGTTAACCTCAAGCGCAACGGCGCTGTCGTCGATTCGCGCAAGGGCGTGAACCTCACCGTCGGCAAGGGCACGGACGTCTCGTTCGCCGCCGCTGCCACGGCTGCCAGCGCCCAGTCGCTGGAGTCGGTCACGGTCACCGCGAACTCGCTGCCGCCGGTCGACGTTTCCACGGTCGATTCGCGCACCGTCATCACCTCCGAACAGCTGGCCAAGCTCCCGCTGGGCCGCACCGCCGAAGCCATCGCGCTGCTGGCACCGGGTGCTGTCTCGGGTAGCGGCTATTTCACCGGCCCGACTGGTAACGCCCTGGTTTCGATCGGCGGCGGTTCGGTCACCGAGAACGCGTACTACATCAACGGCTTCAACACGACCGACCCGCTGTCGGGCTTCGGCGGCATCACCCTGCCGTACGGTGCGATCGACCAGCAGGAAGTGCTCGCCGGTGGTTACGGCGCCGCCTATGGCCGTTCGGCCGGTGGCGTGATTTCGCAGGTCGGTAAGCGCGGTACCAACGAATGGCACTTCGGCGCACAGGTCCTCTGGGAGCCGCGTGGCACCCGTTCGACCCCGGGCAATGACCACTACCAGGTCAACTCCGACACCGCCAGCGCTGGCGAGCTGTTCAATTACAACAAGAAAGACACCCAGATGCGTCAGGTCGAATCGGCCTACGTGGGTGGCCCGCTGATCAAGGATAAGCTGTACATCTTCCTTGCCGCGGAACAGGAAAAGGTCAACCAGGACCGCTACACGTCGCAGGATTCCCCGGCTTACTACGATCGCTCGTACCGTAATCCGAAGTACTACGGCAAGCTGGACTGGAACATCAACGACAGCAACATCCTCGAAGGCACCTACGCTTCGAACAAGCAGAACTACGACGCCAACGTTTATGACTTCGACTACTCCACGCTGACGCGCGGCGCGTTTGAAGGCAAGGACACGTCGCAGAACACGAAGTCGGGCGCTGAGCTGTACACCTTCAAGTACACCAGCTACATCACCGATGACCTGACCCTTACTGCCACGTACGGCAAGATGAAGGGCACGTACTACACGCCCGTTCCGGATTCGGATAACCCGCACGTCATCAATCCGCAGTTCCAGGATCCGGCGATTGTTGGTGGCAACCCCATCACGAACGACAACCCGACCACGCGTGTTTACGACCCGCAGCACAAGTCGACCAACCGCAATCTGCGTATCGACCTGAGCTACCACGCTGGCGATCACACCATCACCGGTGGTATCGATAACCAGGACGTGAAGGACTCCAACGACGGCCAGGGCACTTCGGGTCCGGGTTATGCGTGGGAATACAACAAGCACGATCCGGCTACGCCGATCGCCGGTACCCCGGGTTCGTCCTCGTACGTCGCCGCTCCGGGTGGTGATGGTTACTACGTCGATCGCTATGTCTACGATGCCCGCGCCTCGGTGCGTGTGAAGCAGCGCGCCCAGTACCTGGAAGACTCCTGGCAGGTTAACGACCGCTGGCTGGTGAAGGTCGGTATCCGTAACGACCAGTTCACCAACTACAACGGTGTCGGCCAGTCGTACCTCAAGCTGACGAGCCCGCAGTGGGCTCCGCGCCTGGGTGCCACCTGGGACGTCAACGGCGATTCGTCGCTGAAGATCTACGCCAATGCCGGCCGTTACTACCTCGCCCTGCCGGCGAGCGTGGCGCTGCGTTCTGCGGGCCAGTCGCTGTATACCCGCGAGTACTTCACCTACACGGGTATCGATTCGCTGGGCCAGCCGACCGGCCTGGCCCCGATCGACACCGCCACCGGCGGCCCGATCTCGGCCAACCGCGAGTACGGTATTCCGCGCGATCCGAACACCGCGACCTCGCGTAGCCTCAAGTCGGAATACCAGGATGAGTTCATCCTCGGCTTCGACAAGACCCTCGGCGACAAGTGGGTTTACGGTGCCAAGGCCACGGTGCGCAAGCTGAAGAACGCGATCGACGACGTGGGCGATTCGGACACGATCTACAACGCGCTGATCAACCAGGGCGTGGATCCGGCGACGATCGGCCCCATCCAGGGCAGCTACCTGTTCAACCCGGGTCGCGCTTCGGACTTCCTGGTGCCGAACACCAACGGTGGCTACTACACCGCGCACGTGTCGAACGCCGACTTCGGCTTCCCGCACCTGAAGCGTAACTACTACGGCCTCGAGATGTACCTCGAGCATCCGTTCGATGGTAAGTGGTACGGCAAGGTCGATTACCTGTACTCGAAGAGCTACGGTAACTCGGAAGGCCAGGTCCGTTCGGACATCGGCCAGACCGACGTGTCGGCCACGGTGGACTGGGACTTCCCGGCCCTCATGGTCTACTCGAACGGCGAGCTGTCCAACAGCCGTCGCCACACGGTCAAGGCCTATGGCTCGTACCAGCTGACCGACGAGTTCCTGCTCTCGGGTAACATCACCATGCAGTCGGGTGCTCCGAAGGATTGCCTGGGTTACTTCGGCGCGGACGAATCGGATCCGACCGGTTACGGCTCGTACTACCACTTCTGCTATGGCCAGCCGTCGCCTCCGGGCAAGCAGGGCCACCTGCCGTGGACCTACCTGGTCGACCTGAGCGCCGAATACCGTCCGATCTGGGCTGACAAGAAGCTGGCCTTCTCGATCTCGGTGTTCAACGTGCTGAACAAGCGTGACAAGCTCGCGATCTACCCGCAGGCCGGCCAGGTCGGTGCAGTGGATCCGGACTACAAGACCACGCTCTTCCAGACCACCCCGCGTTACGCTCGCTTCGGCATCAGCTACGACTTCTGA